In a genomic window of Gadus macrocephalus chromosome 9, ASM3116895v1:
- the LOC132464078 gene encoding uncharacterized protein C3orf20-like isoform X2: protein MSSLGARREFKTGPLYFFDQPTARDRSSGTRVLHFSLADEGARWAETVHSSSRNKLCFTKEGDDENNAHTQSRGSFGKNKDYTVNGESNVCDRIPDQKVVDPLGAYKDAAPELLGELESLLSWYQWSEEGCIPRGVVNILNCSSQDLTAVVLSGKSPFQGADCAKHTLNLKSHIPVADRNTPKELIVESVRKLKKKKSSPKPPFERKVKPRPDLPTRAFSPDAHKDRANASSSISFSMSSKICKDQGWIVEAARLCYEEPQRSAVWQWVLRRLQSARIPIELQATRDRERGLDKPPVVRHYGAVRSHYRNTRVVVDEQRPFVLVNGMPQIPQVTREDPSERKLHYGTPDGSSVVYYPSGGVAVCQTGSGLPCGGFYTNVFSDRPSSAVIASMTAFGRGAATHAVSGVVSAVWDRAGGKLCGPDGTVTKEWSWLGGSGSKERVLIQVSDSISVKLLNGTSGLLRFKCQGETIQLPLSALSSMTPPTDPVPSTIP from the exons ATGTCTTCACTGGGCGCACGGAGAGAGTTTAAAACCGGACCGCTGTACTTCTTTGACCAG CCAACAGCGCGGGATCGATCATCGGGGACGCGCGTTCTGCATTTTAGTTTGGCCGACGAAGGTGCCCGCTGGGCAGAAACAGTGCATAG CTCTTCTAGGAACAAACTATGTTTTACTAAAGAAGGCGACGACGAGAACAATGCCCATACACAGTCACGTGGGTCATTTGGGAAGAATAAAGACTACACGGTCAACGGTGAATCAAACGTTTGTGATAGGATCCCAGACCAGAAAGTGGTCGATCCGTTGGGAGCCTATAAGGATGCTGCCCCTGAGCTGCTGGGGGAACTGGAGTCCCTTCTCTCCTGGTACCAGTGGTCCGAGGAGGGCTGTATTCCACGGGGAGTCGTCAACATCCTCAACTGCTCGTCACAAGATCTGACCGCTGTTGTGTTAAGTGGGAAAAGTCCCTTTCAAGGGGCCGACTGCGCAAAACACACTCTGAATCTGAAATCACATATCCCAGTGGCCGATAGGAATACGCCGAAGGAGCTCATCGTAGAGAGCGTGAGAAAACTGAAAAAGAAGAAGTCCTCCCCAAAACCTCCCTTCGAGAGGAAAGTAAAACCGCGACCAGATTTGCCAACGAGGGCTTTTTCCCctgacgcacacaaagacagag CTAATGCCTCTTCCAGCATCAGCTTCTCCATGTCTTCAAAGATCTGCAAGGACCAAG GATGGATCGTGGAGGCCGCGCGGCTGTGCTACGAGGAGCCCCAGCGGAGTGCCGTGTGGCAGTGGGTGCTCCGGCGGCTTCAGAGCGCCCGGATACCCAT AGAGCTGCAAGCCaccagagaccgagagagaggtcTGGACAAGCCTCCCGTCGTCCGCCACTACGGGGCGGTCCGGTCCCACTATAGAAACACGAGGGTCGTCGTAGACGAGCAGCGCCCCTTCGTCCTCGTCAATGGGATGCCCCAGATCCCTCAGGTGACCCGAGAGGACCCGTCCGAACGGAAACTTCACTACGGAACCCCGGACGGCTCCTCGGTCGTCTA TTACCCGTCCGGTGGCGTGGCGGTGTGCCAGACCGGGTCGGGTTTGCCCTGCGGAGGCTTCTACACCAACGTGTTCAGCGACCGCCCGAGCTCCGCGGTCATCGCTAGCATGACCGCGTTCGGGCGCGGTGCCGCCACGCACGCCGTCAG TGGGGTCGTCTCGGCTGTTTGGGACCGAGCTGGGGGGAAGCTTTGTGGCCCGGACGGCACCGTGACCAAAGAGTGGTCCTGGCTGGGAGGTTCGGGCTCCAAGGAGAGGGTTCTCATACAG GTCTCAGATTCAATCTCTGTCAAACTACTGAACGGCACTTCTGGCCTGCTCCGCTTCAAGTGTCAAGGAGAAACGATCCAACTTCCTCTCTCGGCCCTGTCCAGCATGACCCCGCCCACAGACCCGGTACCGTCAACAATACCCTGA
- the LOC132464920 gene encoding uncharacterized protein LOC132464920 codes for MVGELEGLEGPGVVWGGGGGGGGGGSGHVEELQRELKRLQRKVRNTLDDWLEFYRIATGLRCPDIERLPGAPRRARRPAPAAPPSLKPPGWEDPRPGHPPTADPPRHLSAAGGFLLRASTRDDWARTPRRPVKEESRVTQVGALRVHSNIRLESFIIPRSPARPPADGADPPVPTPSSPCPALLRATLQRDGGAARDGRPQGGGGDGGGGGGDVIKEQCQMDSFRLVRYEVSAGRTGPARRSLLQIRHSVAPGTLLMYIRGKLLFADHVPNCSRGSIRSLHRQISTSRRDFRLGLSLPADYKISAKLKGSVAADSLSTLESWPMSTSLDLSETRLRHTATQDPISSLD; via the exons ATGGTGGGGgagctggaggggctggaggggccaGGGGTggtgtggggaggaggaggaggaggtggaggaggaggaagtggccATGTGGAGGAGCTGCAGAGGGAGTTGAAGAGGCTCCAGCGGAAGGTGCGCAACACGCTGGACGACTGGCTGGAGTTCTACCGCATCGCTACCG GGCTCCGGTGTCCGGACATCGAGCGGCTGCCAGGGGCCCCGCGGAGAGCCCGGCGCCCGGCGCCCGCCGCCCCGCCCTCCCTCAAGCCCCCGGGGTGGGAAGACCCCCGGCCGGGCCACCCCCCCACAGCCGACCCGCCCAGACACCTCTCCGCAGCGGGGGGCTTCCTGCTCCGTGCCTCCACGCGGGACGACTGGGCCAG GACACCTCGGAGACCGGTGAAGGAGGAGTCCCGGGTCACTCAGGTCGGAGCCCTGCGTGTCCACAGCAACATCAGACTGGA gtCGTTCATCATCCCCCGAAGCCCGGCGCGACCTCCAGCCGACGGAGCGGACCCCCCCGTGCCCACCCCCTCTAGCCCGTGTCCGGCGTTGCTACGGGCGACCCTGCAGAGGGACGGGGGCGCGGCGAGGGACGGGCGGCCCCAGGGCGGCGGTGGcgacggtggtggcggcggtggcg atgtcattaaagagcag tgtCAGATGGACTCTTTCCGCCTGGTGAGGTACGAGGTGTCCGCAGGGAGGACCGGCCCGGCCAGAAGAAGCCTGCTGCAGATCCGCCACAGCGTCGCTCCTGGCACACTGCTG ATGTACATCAGGGGGAAGCTGCTGTTTGCCGACCACGTCCCAAACTGCTCCCGCGGCTCCATCAGGAGCCTCCACCGACAGATCTCCACCAGCAGAAGGGACTTCAGGCTGGGCTTGAGTCTCCCTGCAGACTACAAGATCAG TGCTAAGCTGAAGGGCTCCGTGGCCGCAGACTCGCTGTCCACTCTCGAGTCCTGGCCGATGTCGACCTCCCTGGACCTCAGCGAAACGCGTCTGAGGCACACGGCGACTCAAGATCCGATCTCCT CTTTGGATtaa
- the LOC132464078 gene encoding uncharacterized protein C3orf20-like isoform X1, which translates to MSSLGARREFKTGPLYFFDQPTARDRSSGTRVLHFSLADEGARWAETVHSSSRNKLCFTKEGDDENNAHTQSRGSFGKNKDYTVNGESNVCDRIPDQKVVDPLGAYKDAAPELLGELESLLSWYQWSEEGCIPRGVVNILNCSSQDLTAVVLSGKSPFQGADCAKHTLNLKSHIPVADRNTPKELIVESVRKLKKKKSSPKPPFERKVKPRPDLPTRAFSPDAHKDRANASSSISFSMSSKICKDQGWIVEAARLCYEEPQRSAVWQWVLRRLQSARIPIELQATRDRERGLDKPPVVRHYGAVRSHYRNTRVVVDEQRPFVLVNGMPQIPQVTREDPSERKLHYGTPDGSSVVYYPSGGVAVCQTGSGLPCGGFYTNVFSDRPSSAVIASMTAFGRGAATHAVSGVVSAVWDRAGGKLCGPDGTVTKEWSWLGGSGSKERVLIQVSDSISVKLLNGTSGLLRFKCQGETIQLPLSALSSMTPPTDPVYVKPNQRLMSRKEPMLPKRRVPGHSAESRLPPVQTVRPFHSFFCDVIRTTMLMSQQLQSNTIKWIILSYSMHHSIL; encoded by the exons ATGTCTTCACTGGGCGCACGGAGAGAGTTTAAAACCGGACCGCTGTACTTCTTTGACCAG CCAACAGCGCGGGATCGATCATCGGGGACGCGCGTTCTGCATTTTAGTTTGGCCGACGAAGGTGCCCGCTGGGCAGAAACAGTGCATAG CTCTTCTAGGAACAAACTATGTTTTACTAAAGAAGGCGACGACGAGAACAATGCCCATACACAGTCACGTGGGTCATTTGGGAAGAATAAAGACTACACGGTCAACGGTGAATCAAACGTTTGTGATAGGATCCCAGACCAGAAAGTGGTCGATCCGTTGGGAGCCTATAAGGATGCTGCCCCTGAGCTGCTGGGGGAACTGGAGTCCCTTCTCTCCTGGTACCAGTGGTCCGAGGAGGGCTGTATTCCACGGGGAGTCGTCAACATCCTCAACTGCTCGTCACAAGATCTGACCGCTGTTGTGTTAAGTGGGAAAAGTCCCTTTCAAGGGGCCGACTGCGCAAAACACACTCTGAATCTGAAATCACATATCCCAGTGGCCGATAGGAATACGCCGAAGGAGCTCATCGTAGAGAGCGTGAGAAAACTGAAAAAGAAGAAGTCCTCCCCAAAACCTCCCTTCGAGAGGAAAGTAAAACCGCGACCAGATTTGCCAACGAGGGCTTTTTCCCctgacgcacacaaagacagag CTAATGCCTCTTCCAGCATCAGCTTCTCCATGTCTTCAAAGATCTGCAAGGACCAAG GATGGATCGTGGAGGCCGCGCGGCTGTGCTACGAGGAGCCCCAGCGGAGTGCCGTGTGGCAGTGGGTGCTCCGGCGGCTTCAGAGCGCCCGGATACCCAT AGAGCTGCAAGCCaccagagaccgagagagaggtcTGGACAAGCCTCCCGTCGTCCGCCACTACGGGGCGGTCCGGTCCCACTATAGAAACACGAGGGTCGTCGTAGACGAGCAGCGCCCCTTCGTCCTCGTCAATGGGATGCCCCAGATCCCTCAGGTGACCCGAGAGGACCCGTCCGAACGGAAACTTCACTACGGAACCCCGGACGGCTCCTCGGTCGTCTA TTACCCGTCCGGTGGCGTGGCGGTGTGCCAGACCGGGTCGGGTTTGCCCTGCGGAGGCTTCTACACCAACGTGTTCAGCGACCGCCCGAGCTCCGCGGTCATCGCTAGCATGACCGCGTTCGGGCGCGGTGCCGCCACGCACGCCGTCAG TGGGGTCGTCTCGGCTGTTTGGGACCGAGCTGGGGGGAAGCTTTGTGGCCCGGACGGCACCGTGACCAAAGAGTGGTCCTGGCTGGGAGGTTCGGGCTCCAAGGAGAGGGTTCTCATACAG GTCTCAGATTCAATCTCTGTCAAACTACTGAACGGCACTTCTGGCCTGCTCCGCTTCAAGTGTCAAGGAGAAACGATCCAACTTCCTCTCTCGGCCCTGTCCAGCATGACCCCGCCCACAGACCCG GTGTATGTGAAGCCCAACCAGAGGTTAATGTCCCGCAAGGAGCCAATGCTTCCAAAGAGGAGGGTTCCTGGGCACAGTGCAGAGAGCAGGCTACCGCCGGTCCAAACCGTGAGACCATTTCATTCGTTCTTTTGTGATGTGATCAGGACGACGATGCTGATGTCACAGCAGTTACAAAGCAATACCATTAAGTGGATTATTTTATCGTACAGTATGCATCACTCTATTCTTTAG